A region of the Perca flavescens isolate YP-PL-M2 chromosome 15, PFLA_1.0, whole genome shotgun sequence genome:
CAGACTCAGTACACTTGTGTTTTGAGGGACCTGTTTGTTTTACAGGCATGCcatcatttatatattattatatttatatttatataatttattctCTCTGTGCCTTGCACCCCAGGTAGTACTGCAGTGCTACAGTGACATGATCGAATATGCCCTCCGACAGCGGCTGAGGAGTGGGCTTCAACAGGGCCCCATGGAGAAGGATGAAGAGGTGGAGAACGAAAGACCCGGGACACCTACTGACATGAGAGAGATTGATTTCTAAACACTGAATCAACTGTTGCATTGAAAGTGTGAATCAATCAAAACCTTTCATAAAGTTCATCAGTACAactgatatatatgtatagattATGACCTCAAAATGCTCTgacatgttttttatattttaaaattacTTTATTGAGTGactgttaatttattttttatctttatttattagTGAAACATTTTTGCAATTATGTGTTTTGCATGTGCCATATTTTATTATCTATTTCCATTAATTTTATTGTAGGCCTAGATGTTATTTTGATGCATAATATTTataccttttatttattatcaCGTGCAATTGTTGACTCTTTCGATGTTAATTTATTTCAACTTACCATGACTTTTATGTTTGTGTACTGAATTAAATATACAACAAATCTATTTTTCAAAGCAATTAAACGTTTAAAACGTTTGTACATATTTTTCATCCGTGTGTTATTTACCAATGGGATTATGCTGCGTTCACTTAGGATTCATAGGCTAGTACTTACGAGTCATAAGCTTGTGTTAAAATTCATTCTACTTTTGCTAGGATATAATTACCCCCTTTTACAAGAGCAAATGTGTTGATGGCTGATTTATCTTTTTAAATCGTGGGTTTCTGACCTATTTTAGGCTGTTGtacgaaaaaaataaacatgaattCACTATTTCTGACAGAACTTGAAGGCAGCATGTTGGAACCACAGCTGCAATCTCATGACGTCAAATTTATCCGACGCGAATAGAGACCGCTTTTAGTATCCGACCCGATCGGATCAGATAATGTCAATACACATGCGGTAAGAGAGCAGCTATTAAAAGATATTGTGTTTTATAACACGTTTTAATTGTCGTTTTTTTTATCGGCGCTGTTTAATAGTAACAATTTATAGAACATCGTGACATATAAGACAACACAACGCAGGTAGAAGACGTCTCTACAAGTCACGGTAAAGGATACCCAGGTTCTGTTATATCACCTCTAAAATAACCTTTTAAAAATCGAATAAGGTGTAAATGTTGTTAAAACCAAAACGTAATTCACTCACGCTATAGGTTTAATCTCACAGGTGATTCCACGTATACATAAGATGTTTTTTGTGTTGAGACCTCCTCTCATCCGCCTCCGTGTTGTCCCTGTTTTaaaatagctagctagttagctaacgttaactagctagctacaggCACGAAGGATACCTAAGTTATAATAGTAATGTGCTATTTAAACCGTGTTATTTTAACCGTGTTAAGTAACACTTCTGGtgttaaaaactaaatgtatgcTGTTAATTCAGCTCGCAAACTAGCTAAGTGTTCCTGCTCAAAATGTATCGTTTGCCCAAGCGATCCACCTAAGAAATCTGATATTATGTATTCCTCTTCTCGGTGAAGGCGtctaaagaaataataaaaaggagTTAATTTACTATCTTTCCATGTGTGTTTCGGACTGGAGTCATGTACTATTTAGGGAACCATATTGTGATGAACACTGTCTGCACCTTTTTAAATACAAGTCTAACACTGGTCATGTGGAGGATAAATTAAGCGGCCGTCCGGTGTTGCCCTCGTCTACCGTTACATTGAAGATATCTACATAAAAAGTGCAGTAGTGTTCAAGCAACTATAAACCAAACATGGCGCAATACTATACTGCTCAGTTACAGAATTGTTTTATAGTTTGCGTGTGAACATAATTTAAGATTTCAAACGAAAAATGCatcttgtttaatttgttatggTCCAAATTTGTAGCCTATATTATGGACTGTGGTAAATAAAAGTGCGAACTGGATTATTTTTGAAGAAAGCTTTGCACACCTGTTATACAACACATCGATTGCACAAGATCTGGTGTCAGCTATTATGTTGGAGAACAACTGACACTCACTCTAAGACatttatcttgttttttctttctcacacaccTCTGTCTCTTGTTCTTTTCTGTGCTAAAATTGTAGACTTTCAGTCAAAGCTTTGCATGCTATATTACAACGTAcgttgttgtttattttgaagGACGATGACCTTAAAACCTAGCTGGCTGCTGCTACTATCCATCTCTGCTGGGGTCTGGTCCGTGCCTATTGATCGCAATGGAGACAACCAGGAAGCAAAAGAGGAAGTGCCGGAGGAGAACGCGGTAATGACCATAGTAGTCTCAgtcatgtagcctactgtagttTAGATTCAGTTTGTTGTCAATAACCCGTCCTTTACAACACACTCTTGCAGGACACAGGCCTGTACTACGACAGGTATCTCAGAGAGGTGATCGAGGTTTTGGAGACAGACCCTCACTTCAGAGAGAAACTGCAAACAGCCAACACAGAGGACATCAAGGTCAGCGTCCATTTCTCCTTCATTCATGCCCAATAACGGGAAACACTCCAAAAGCTTTCTGGTTTACATTTTACTGGTGCCATTTAATCTGTTCTTCTCACCTGTATGTCTTGTGTTGTCCGTCAGAATGGCCGTCTCAGTAAAGAGCTGGACCTGGTCGGTCACCATGTGAGGACGCGCCTGGATGAGCTGAAGCGTCAGGAAGTTTCTCGCCTCAGGATGCTGCTCAAGGCCAAACTGGACAGCACCAACACGCAGAGTGAGTGGACTCATTCTCCTGTTGATCACTGCAGAGGGAGAGTGTTTGTAAAATAcctagataggtagatagagtGCATCAGATTTAATTTAAAGATCTCCAGTGGAAAATTAGATGGTTGGTGTATCAGAGAAAGGCATACAAATGACAAATACTAATGTTTAAGGTGGTATAGTCTTTTTTATAAGTAGTTTATTATGTACTAAATTATAATTTATGTTATTTCCTGCATAAAACGTCATATGTTAAAAATTATCTGAACCAAACGTGTCTTCAAATCTTActagtaaataataaataccACATTTGAACTACATTCTGTACTGTGTGAAGCAATAGGTTTGCGTTTGTGACAACTGTAACTGTCAATTTTTGTTACTTGAAAAATGACTAGTGTTATTAATTTAAAAGATtgactttacttacttactttaattacttttttggtCCTTCAAATAATCAACAGCTATACTAATTATCAATTGCCAGTAACCGTTTCAGACAGCTTTTAGCAATGTAAGCGTAGATGTTCGTGTAAAATATtggccaaaaataaaaaaaatatacacatgAATAGAAATTGGTAAGGTGTGTATTGAGAGAGGAATGTAGCCCCTCGGCACAGAGATGTGTTCAGTGTGTGCAGGACATAATGGAAGTCATGTGTGTCAAAAGTCCAGCATGTGTCTGTTAATTGCTGTGTCTGCTGTGAAGGCCTGCAGATGGACCACGCCTCCCTGCTGAAGCAGTTTGAACATCTGGATCCCCACAATCAAAACACCTTCGAGGCCAAAGACCTCGAGCTGCTAATCTCGACGGTAAGATCCTCCAGAGATAATCAAAAACTGGATTTTTGTTGACCCCAGAGAGTGAGAAATCAGTCAGTTGGTTTTATGTTCTGACATGAGTAAGTGACGAATCCTGTCACAGTCCAGCAGAATCAGAATTACACTGATCAGACTCGAGGGTGCTACAATTACAGCAGACCGAATGACGGCAGACCTGCCGGTAATTGTTCCAGACACCATATGTGACCCCTCTTTGGTTTCAAGATGACAGCCCCTGTCTGGTGCTTTGTTCTAGGCCACCAAGGACTTGGAGAACTACGACGCCGAGAGACACGAGGAGTTCAAGCGCTATGAGATGCTGAAGGAGCACGAGAGACGCGAGTACCTGAAGGGCCTGGACCAGGAGAAGAGGGAGACGGAGGAGAAGAGACTGCAGGAGCTTAAGGACAAACACCACCAGCACCCTAAAGTCAATGCTCCGGTACGCACAAATGCACCCATGTTGGTTATTTGGTGGAAAGAAGTGGAAttgaatcagaatcagttttattggccaagtatacttaaatacacaaggaatttgactttggtaggtgttaactctctatacattcaacaaatagacatgtagtagtaaacagtcagtagacaaatagtaatatagacacatactgagcaattaattgaatttcgattttggctcccaacgatcaccaaaatagtataatcgagaaaaaaaacaattattttgccatgttctgttttgcaagaacactcttattttgtcttgtgttctgaatgacacgcgcacatccgcccctcccgaagccagtcagggaggcaagtcttgtgcatatcatccgctggaatttaaaaactcagcgcgagtaaagatggcagcagcgtttggtgagcaaaaaaaggcaaaaccaactcagttgtctgggaacagctaacgttagccaaccctgcggtccctctgcctttgccccccccccccacccacccacccactgtAGTAGAGATTGTATTcccccgacacgctgtattcacttactgtttTAAACTTTTACCAGCTTAGTTGGGGTGCATAGGCAtactgctcaaaaccaacatgaaaaacatagtaatgttccctccgcatttggttttgttgttaaactgtatgtaaatgagcagggacattaaatcacctgtttcacgtaacgttactctaaggtaccgtctatgtgctggatttttcctaaggttagctagcaaatAGCTAAtatttttggcacaatgtttagtaatgacagtagtagtggtcatagtgagtgaacatgtgatgtgagatgcacattgtgttatgtctgtggaactgttcattagctgtgtaacgttttgtgtgatatctgtaaagctgaaccgattcacagtagtaaaacagattttattctgatccaaagactctttctgtgagataaaggacactaacagattataccctggacactatccattatatccaaatgttaatgagtaatcgtgatttcaatattgaccaaaataatcgtgattattatttttttccataatcgagcagccctacatatactgtacaatagagacaacaatatgcatataggcacatatcaacTTAATATTAatacaagtacacatggagtgggatgtaaagtagtgtgcaagatgcatattggaataATAAGTATCAAAGTATAGAATGTTCTTTTACATGTTTTGCTGCATTTTTCCCATATTCAGGGTAGTGTCGCTCAGCTACGGGAAGTTTGGGAGGAGACAGATGGACTGGATCCTCAGGAGTTTAaccccaaaacattttttaaactgcatggtGAGTGACTCCTCTTCTTTTAACCCCTGTCATTTATTCATATCACGCCAGTAAGTTCAACATGAATAAACTTCTTCTCTGCCCTGTTTAGATACAAATGAAGATGGTGTTTTAGATGAACAAGAATTGGAGGCTCTCTTCACTAAAGAGGTACGAAACCCTGCAGTACTGTATATCATGTCTTTAAAATCAAGGTATTACTTGTTTGATTTTACAATGAAACGGCTTAAAATGACATgacagaatataaaaaaaaatggatgatCATCTATTTGAAAATACAGCTGTTTTGTCTGTGCATCGCAGGCTTTTTAAAAGTAGAAGTTTTGAACCTGACCGCAGTGATATGCACAGCAGCCCTGTAACATCTGTTCATTTCTCTTCCTCCAGCTGGAGAAGGTCTACGACCCGAAGAATGAGGAAGACGACATGATGGAGATGGAGGAAGAAAGGCTTCGGATGAGGGAGCATGTCATGAAGAATGTGAGTCTTAATTATTTACTCTTATCTGCTCTTGTTTGACTCATGTGCCGTGAGTCACTCTCCACTTTTCTCTCTGCTTTGCTGTGACTGATGCTGC
Encoded here:
- the nucb1 gene encoding nucleobindin-1 isoform X1, producing MSIHMRTMTLKPSWLLLLSISAGVWSVPIDRNGDNQEAKEEVPEENADTGLYYDRYLREVIEVLETDPHFREKLQTANTEDIKNGRLSKELDLVGHHVRTRLDELKRQEVSRLRMLLKAKLDSTNTQSLQMDHASLLKQFEHLDPHNQNTFEAKDLELLISTATKDLENYDAERHEEFKRYEMLKEHERREYLKGLDQEKRETEEKRLQELKDKHHQHPKVNAPGSVAQLREVWEETDGLDPQEFNPKTFFKLHDTNEDGVLDEQELEALFTKELEKVYDPKNEEDDMMEMEEERLRMREHVMKNVDANKDRLVSLEEFLKSTEKKEFSNPKEWETLETRPVYTEEELQRFEVELRDKEEELKRKAENLRQQQDLLKERGKALEAQRREYQQAVLEMSQRQKEQQAAGGQPPAGPHGELQFQPEIQVEDKEAKVPAEHQAELPNNLPAEPPQNLPLHT
- the nucb1 gene encoding nucleobindin-1 isoform X2, with the protein product MTLKPSWLLLLSISAGVWSVPIDRNGDNQEAKEEVPEENADTGLYYDRYLREVIEVLETDPHFREKLQTANTEDIKNGRLSKELDLVGHHVRTRLDELKRQEVSRLRMLLKAKLDSTNTQSLQMDHASLLKQFEHLDPHNQNTFEAKDLELLISTATKDLENYDAERHEEFKRYEMLKEHERREYLKGLDQEKRETEEKRLQELKDKHHQHPKVNAPGSVAQLREVWEETDGLDPQEFNPKTFFKLHDTNEDGVLDEQELEALFTKELEKVYDPKNEEDDMMEMEEERLRMREHVMKNVDANKDRLVSLEEFLKSTEKKEFSNPKEWETLETRPVYTEEELQRFEVELRDKEEELKRKAENLRQQQDLLKERGKALEAQRREYQQAVLEMSQRQKEQQAAGGQPPAGPHGELQFQPEIQVEDKEAKVPAEHQAELPNNLPAEPPQNLPLHT